The segment AACAATTGGCagttctttgttcattcattttactcCGTAGGATTTCACATTCTAGTGTCTTTCTTGCCTCTGCAGCTGCTCCTCCTTGATCTCTGTTTCTCCTCACATCCCATCCTCTTATATTGAGTCCATAACTCAGCCCTTCTCTAACTATGCTTGGTAATAGCAACTAGTTTTAGGGCCTCGTATGTCCAGCTGCTGTTGAGATGCATAGTTTTTTAATAGGCATTTCACATTTTACATAACCCTGAACCAAACTCCCTGTGTCCatgctgcccccccaccccaccccacccactcacACACTTTCCAGTTTCCCTGCAGCCTTCCCTTTTTGTTGGCAAGGGAGCATGTCCTCTTGGGTCTGCCTTCCTTGGCCTGAGTACGCTGCCTCCCACCACCAAGGAGACAAGAACTGTTTCCTTGATGGGCTCCTGGTTCCCTCCTCCACTCCAAACACCTGGAGGGTCTGCTCCCAGACCCTCCATTGGCTGGCTTCCCAtcttaccatcttttttttttttccatcttaccATCTTAAGAGGCCAGAGTTCTGCTATGATTCTACATGGGTTGGCCACTTACTTAATCATAGCTGGCAAGTACCTGATTTAGGGCAGCAGTTTGAGCTTAGTCTTACCCACCCCCATAATGCTTTTTCTCACAGGTAGCTAAACAGGCGCCCTTCTCTTTGGATCTTGACTTCAGTATCTGTGGTCATCTTAAACATGCAGCCCCCTTCCctattcctctcctttctctggtTTTTTCtttgtagcattttttttctgtatggttAAATATTTAAGTGAATGAAGTAAGCTTGTTTGATGGGTTCAAGGAGGCTGGTGAGGGGtagagtggggagggggcggaTATGGTAACTGACGTTGCTCTTAACATTCACAGTCTGTTTAACTTTTGGTCTCTGCCCCACTTGGAATAGCTTTCACTTAACCAACTGATTGATCATTTTAGCCAGTAATAGAGTTCTGCTTTCTCACATTTTGTATTTAACTGAAAGCACGAAATTTAAGGAATTTATGTATCCGTTTCTAAACAGCAGGTTAATCGTGCCTGACACATGCTGAGAAATCCGTAGCATTAACTGTTGCCTTCATTTTTTGAGAGGAAATCAGTCCATCCAGGCCCCTTGTCtttaatcatgctgctgctaagtcacttcagtcgtgtccgactctgtgcgaccccatggactgcagcccaccaggcttctccgtccctgggattttccaggcaagaacactggagtgggtcgccattttcttctccaatgcgtgaaagtgaagtcgctccgttgtgtccaactcttagcgaccccatggactgcagcctaccaggctcctccgtccatgggattttccaggcaacagtactggagtgggatgccattgccttctccgtctttaaTCATAGACCAAGTTAATAAGGGACCTTTAATTTAGTATTGAATGATTGCCGAAACCTGATGACATAGTATTTACTTCAGTGTTGTGTGCTTTGTGTTCAAGCATATTCTAACATTCCTTGATTATATATTCTCTGTGGCAGATGGTATCAGAGCTTGAGGGTATTTTTGCTttatcagaaaaagagaaagtgttgACCAGTGTATATATTAGCATCTTTTAAGGATCATAGACTGAATCCTTGTTCTACATTATTGAAAGTAGATTGTGCATAGAAGATTACCATTGTGTAATTGGTGGGCATGACATAGTGGTGAAGAATTGTTCCTGTGTTGTTAGAGGTTTAGTTTAGATTTGTTTTATGAAAACACGCTGTATTGtgtgtttcatttaattttgtacTCAACTTCATTCACTTACTTTGGAATCTCAGGGGTTTCAAGAAGCGTGCCCCTAGGGCACTCAAAGAAATCCGGAAGTTTGCCATGAAGGAGATGGGAACCCCGGATGTGCGCATCGACACCAGGCTCAACAAAGCCGTCTGGGCCAAAGGGATCAGGTACGGAGTGTCTGGGTATGAGATAGAGTTCACCATTCCACTGAGCTATCGCACACGAGGTGTAAGAAAAAGATCACGTAGCCGTGGCTCAGGGAGTAGGGTAGCATCTGCGGGGAGGCCTTTTAACCTGGTGTTGAGCTAAGACCTGAAGGAGTCAGCAGTGTGCAGGTCAGGTAAGTGCATCACACAAAGAGAACAGACGTGACCTGGGAACAGTCAGGGTGGAGTAGACAGTGTGATTTGAGAACAGTGAGTGAGGATGGAGTTGGGCAGCAGACAGACCTTGTAGGTCATGGTGTGGAGTCTGGCTTTCTCTAGACTGAAGAGCAGTGTCCACAGTGGGGGTGGGCTACAGGCCAGAGACTCCTAGCAGTTACACAGTGCACAGAGTGGCCAACCACACACAATGCATACAAGAAATGGTGCGGCCAGGTCTCAGCGGTGCTCAGGCTGAGAAGTCCTGCTTGTAGGCAGATTTGGGGGTTACTGTAAAGGAGGACAGTTAAGGGGCCAGGGTAGAAGTGGGACTGGAGAGTTTGAGACGAGCAGGGTGGGGGTGCTGTCTGCATCTGGGTGGTCTTTTAACATTGGGGTGGATGCAACGATAGGGACCTGAGCTTTAGCCCTGCAGTGGGCTGTCGTGGCGGGGAGTGTCTAATGAAAGCTGTTTGTGGGCTCCCTTGATGGGGAGAGGGGTGTCCCATGAACTGAGAGATGTTTTGGGTCAACAGAGGAGCAGGTGCAGTCAGCTGTGATGCTGCTGAGGAGGTTGGTGAGCCATGAGGAGGATTGTGTGCGTGAGGCCGGGAAACTGAACGTTTAACAGTCACATGTGTTCACCTAGTGCTGCTTGGGATTTAACATAGCTCCCATAGCCAACATTTACACGTGGGGCTGACATTTCTGCTGAGGTCACTGCTGTGGCAGTGGTGGCTGCCAGCTGAGACAGGTATATCCCaagcatgctcaatcatgtcaaactttttgagaccccatggaccctgccaggttcctctgtccatgggactcttcaagcaagaatactggagtatttttGTATTGGGTTGCCGTTTCCACCTCCACATCCCAAGACAcctgtgttttgtatttttcaggaATGTCCCATACCGGATCCGTGTGCGGTTGTCCAGAAAACGTAATGAAGACGAAGACTCGCCAAACAAGCTCTATACTTTGGTTACCTACGTGCCCGTCACCACCTTCAAAAGTAAGgtctacttaatttttaaatccttGGCCCTGTTATAACCAGagttcatttgttcaacaaacacTATTTACTTGTATCTCTGGATCCTTCCAGTAGGGATGTAAGTAAGAGGCATAGTTAGTAAACCTTTCTGAAGTTGTGTTATGGTGTGGGAAAATGCAAAAGGATACGGAACACGTCTGTATCTGGGTTGGGAAAGGTCATTCAGAATAATACTTGCAATAATACTTGCCTAAGCCCTTGCAGAAAAGGTTCTTGTGTGAGCATGGGATGAGGTGTGTGTGGAAGGTGACCGGCTGTCGCTTCTTTTGCAGATCTACAGACAGTCAATGTGGATGAGAACTAATTGCTGATGGTCCAATAAAGTTATTGAACTGCCTTTGCatcttgattttccttttctagttggaGGTAAAGAAGGCTTGTGTATCTTATAACATTTCCCAGTTACAGGGTCATCTGGAGAGCATTTCCCAGCTGCCATGCCTGGGCCCCTTCTCCCAGGAGTTTTAAAAGACTAAACTGGTAAGCTTTTGAGGGTCTTAGATTTAATGAAAGAGGTACAGTTTGTCATTCTTAGCTCCATTTGGTAATCCGATGAGGTGTTTTCACTTCTGATTTGTGCTCAGCTGTTCAGTTCTGtctaactccttgcaaccccaccgggctcctctgtgcttagaatgttccaggcaagaatactggagtgggttgccatttccacatGTAGCTAAAGGTCAGAGGTAACCTTTCTTAAAAGAACAAACGTTATGTTAAATTTAGCCTGAAACCAAGGTGTTGCGGGGATTATGTTTCATCACTGATGTGGATTAAATGGCATAAAGAGGTGCCCTTTTGAAACCCTATTGATGAGGGTAGTGGGGTTGGAGGCTACCTGGAGTGTATGCTGTGAACATCAtcgtggggggcggggtgggtctCCAGGTATCCAGTCCAAACCTTAGACACTGAATAAGATACAGACACAAACCAAGTCagtacaaaattttgttttttaaaaaaacttggaGGCCAACATTGAAAGCGTGGTTTGTACACATTTTTTGGAAGGACACAAAGTGAATACAACCAAATACATTAACATGGTTTCAATTACCAGCATTGAAACAAAATTAGTGCAAAAAAAGCCAAATACAATTGCACAGATAGTGgctttcaaatcttaaaagtgaACTCTCCCTCCCGTTCAAGTGAAGGAtgagtgcttgggcttctctcaACTTGGTTAGTATCagacatctctctctttttttagctTCCAACTGAGAACAGAACACTAGCTCTAGCACTGACAGTGTCTAAAC is part of the Bos indicus isolate NIAB-ARS_2022 breed Sahiwal x Tharparkar chromosome 11, NIAB-ARS_B.indTharparkar_mat_pri_1.0, whole genome shotgun sequence genome and harbors:
- the RPL31 gene encoding large ribosomal subunit protein eL31, yielding MAPAKKGGEKKKGRSAINEVVTREYTINIHKRIHGVGFKKRAPRALKEIRKFAMKEMGTPDVRIDTRLNKAVWAKGIRNVPYRIRVRLSRKRNEDEDSPNKLYTLVTYVPVTTFKNLQTVNVDEN